The Tepidanaerobacter syntrophicus genome includes the window AATTTCAAGTGCTAATCAGTGCGGATTATACGTAATTAATTTAACCTATTCTCCGATAAAAGGCCCAAAAGGCAATATAGAGTATCTTGCTCATTTTAGGAAAGACAGGACGGATAATTCTATTATTGATATTGAAGCTATAGTCAATAAATCTCACAATGAACTGTCATAGGATAAAAAAATGGATTATATTTTTTTGTTAATGGCAGGTACTATATTCGGCGCAATTATAACCGTTAATATTTTAAGATTTTTAAAGAACCGCAGCTTGCGGAAAAAGATGGAAAAAGCGCGAAAAAGCGAATTTAAAGCTATTGAATTTGTTGAGAGCAAAGGTTTTGAAATAGTTGATTTACAAAGTGAAAGAGAATATATACTTTCTGTCGATGGCAAGCCTCATAAAATTACAGTAAGAGCAGATATGATAATAAAAAAAAGTAATAAGATATATATTGCCGAAGTAAAATCCGGTAAAAAAGTTACATCACCTAAACACAGCGGAACAAGGAGACAGCTGCTAGAGTATTTTATGGTATATAGACCGCATGGGTTAATTTTAATTGATATGGAAAGAAAAAAGATTCGTACAGTGGAATATTCTATATTGCAAGTAAAAAACAGCGGTCTCTCTTATATAAAGCGCTTAATATTTTACTTTATTTTGCTTCTTGCAGGTTTTATTATTGGTTTCTTGGCTAGGGGATGATACAATTGACAACACTTGGTTTATATCCTAATGTAAATAAAAAAAATTTAACTAAATTGGTAAGTGGATTGATAAATTGGCTTGAGAGTAGAGGCTATTCAGTAGTACTACCCAAGGATATTGCTGATGTTCTGAGCATATCAGAACATTCCATAGAAACTGAAGACTTTTTTCAAAGAATCGATATTGCCGTAACCTTAGGAGGGGATGGTACCCTCTTAAATGTTGCAAGGCATGTGGCACCATATAAAATACCAATACTGGGAATAAACTTAGGCCATGTGGGCTTTCTAACAGAAATAGAGCTTGCAGATTTATATACTGATCTTGAACGATTCAGCAAAAACTCTTACACTATAGATTATCGGATGATGCTAGAGACACAGGTTGTGCGAGACGGAGAAGTGCTGGAAAAATTTCTAGCTTTAAATGATGCGGTAGTGACAAAAGGTCCTTTTGCAAGATTGATTCGCCTTAAAACATATGCAAATGAGGAATACATAGATACATATCCGGCAGATGGCCTGATTATTGCAACCCCTACGGGCTCTACTGCGTATTCTCTTTCGGCCGGCGGGCCGATAATCCACCCAAATATGAATCTGCTGTTGCTTACACCGATTTGTCCCCATACACTTCGCAGCCGTTCAATCGTAGTATCAGAGAATGATGTTATAAAAGTAAAGCTTCTGGCGGATCATCCGGAAATTATGCTCACCGTCGATGGCCAGCAAGGATACAAGCTGCTTCCTGGTGATCAAATTATAATAAAAAAGTCGAATTTTTTAACTCGCTTAATCCGTTTGAAGGAAAGAAGTTTTTATGATGTCCTCAGAAAAAAGTTGAGCGAGTAATTACATAAATACCATAAAACATCCACGGAGGTGCATTAATGAAACAAAAAAGGCACTTCAAAATTCGTGAAATTATAAAAGAAAAACCAATAGAAACTCAAGAAGAACTAGCAGCTGAATTGAGAAAAGCAGGCTTTGACGTCACCCAGGCAACAGTATCTAGGGATATTAAAGAACTAAAACTTATAAAAGTTTTAAAAGATAACGGACGTTACTGCTACGCGGAAGCACCTGAAAATATGTCAGTTTCATCGGACAGGTTGCTTAAAATTTTTAAAGAATCCATAACAAATTTTGCTTCGGCAGGCAACCTTATAGTAATAAAAACTTCTTCAGGGACTGCTCCGGCTGTGGGAGAAGCTATTGACGGTCTTAATTGGCCTGAAATACTGGGAACCATAGCTGGAGACAACACCATTTTAGTTATAGCAAAATCTAAAAAGGCTGTTGATGACATTTTAAATAAATTCGAAGAGATTATGAAATAGGAGGCATGACATGCTCCTTAACCTCTCTATTCGAGACTATGCGTTAATTGATAATTTGTCTATTTCTTTTGGTCCCGGATTAAATATTTTAACTGGAGAAACAGGTGCGGGGAAATCTATAATTATAGATGCGGTAAATCTTATCATTGGAGAGAGAGCTTCTACGGATTTTATCCGAACCGGAAGTGAAAGCGCAAGTGTAGAAGCAGTTTTTGATTACAAAAACCCTGCCATTGAAGATATTTTAACAGAATATGGCATAGACGCGGAAGACGATACTCTGATAATCAGCAGAGAGGTAAACAAAGAAGGGCGCAGTTTCGCTCGCGTAAATGGCAGGCTTGTTCCTGTTGGCGTGTTAAAAAAAATAGGAAAACTATTAATTGATATTCATGGACAGCACGAACATCAAGCACTACTGGATAGTAAAAACCATCTTAATATTTTAGATTCTCTCGGCTCGAAAATTATATCAGACTCCAAGGAAAAAGTAAGCGAACTTTATAAAAAGTATCGACAAATAAACAGCAGAATCAGCACACTTGAAAAAAAATATCTGGATTTTTCAAAGCAACAAGAAATACTTAAGTTCGAGATTGACGAGCTAGATAAGGCTCAACTATTACCTGATGAAGATATATTACTAGAAGAAGAAAAAAAAGTCATCGAAAATGCTGAAAAAATATTTAGTGCTTTAGAATTTGCTTACACAACTTTGTATCAAAACTATGAAATACCTTCCATAAACGACAATTTGAGCAAAGTTATCGATTCTCTTGAGGATATCAAGGGGTTCTATAAACCGATTGAAAATATTTTAGAATCGTTGAAAAATATTTTATATGAGTTAGAAGATATCTCGTTTACAATAAGAGAACTCAAGGATTCAGTAGATTTCGACGCTGAAAAACTCAATACAATCAATGAAAGATTAGAATTGATAAACAGGCTTAAGTTAAAATATGGGAAAACAATACCGGAGCTGTTAGATTATAAAGCTAATGCTATTGCGGAATTAGATAACGTTATAAATACAGAGGATGAAATCAAAGAACTGAAGATTGAATATGAACAGATAAAAAAATCCTTAGCTGAAAACGCCCTGGAGCTTAGCGAAAAGCGAAAAGTAGTGGCAGAAAAACTAGAGCAAGACATTTTAAAGGAATTAAGCGATTTAGGGATGAAAAATGTCAATTTTAAAGTCCATATGGGGTTAACCGAGGATCCAAAGGGCATAGAAATTGATGACAAAAAGATTTCTGTGTCAGAAGATGGAATTGATAATGTAGAATTTCTAATCTCCACAAATTACGGAGAGCCGTTAAAGCCACTTGCCAAGATTATTTCAGGGGGAGAATCTTCTCGTATTATGTTAGCTTTAAAGAGCATAATAGCAGAAGTTGACAATATTTCCTGCATGATTTTTGATGAAATTGATGCGGGAATTGGTGGTAGAACCGCCCAGGCTGTGGGAGAAAAACTTTCTAAGATAAGCAGAACTCATCAAATTCTCTGCGTAACTCACTCACCACAGATTGCAAGTTTAGGTGATACTCATTTTCTAATTAAAAAGGAAAGCACAGGAGATACTACGGTTACCAAGGTTTATAAGATAGATGGAGATAAGCGTGTAGATGAACTGGCTCGAATGCTTGGCGGCGCTAAAATTACAGACAATACTATTGCTCATGCTAAGGAAATGCTAGCCATGGCTAAAAAGATAAAAGGAAATTAATAAATAGGAGAACAAAAATGGATTTTTATGAAACTACTTTAAACTCAAAAAATATTTTTTCCGGTCGCTTTATAAAGCTTCGCGTAGATGAGGTTATGCTTCCGAATGGGAGAAAATCTACAAGAGAGATAGTAGAACATCCCGGTGCTGTTGCGATAGTTGCAATAGATAACAACAATAATGTACTAATGGTAAGACAGTATAGAAAGGCTATCGAAAAAGTTTTACTAGAAATACCTGCCGGAAAGCTAGAAGAAGGGGAGTCAAAAGAAGAATGTGCAGTAAGAGAGCTTATGGAGGAAACTGGCTATTTTCCAAAGGCCATTAAATACGTTATAAGTTTTTATACCTCTCCCGGTTTTTCTAATGAGATAATTCATCTGTTTTTGGCTACTGACTTGGAAAAGAAAAGTTTAGAAGCCGATTTTGATGAGTATCTTCAAGCA containing:
- a CDS encoding NAD(+)/NADH kinase, producing the protein MIQLTTLGLYPNVNKKNLTKLVSGLINWLESRGYSVVLPKDIADVLSISEHSIETEDFFQRIDIAVTLGGDGTLLNVARHVAPYKIPILGINLGHVGFLTEIELADLYTDLERFSKNSYTIDYRMMLETQVVRDGEVLEKFLALNDAVVTKGPFARLIRLKTYANEEYIDTYPADGLIIATPTGSTAYSLSAGGPIIHPNMNLLLLTPICPHTLRSRSIVVSENDVIKVKLLADHPEIMLTVDGQQGYKLLPGDQIIIKKSNFLTRLIRLKERSFYDVLRKKLSE
- a CDS encoding NUDIX hydrolase — its product is MDFYETTLNSKNIFSGRFIKLRVDEVMLPNGRKSTREIVEHPGAVAIVAIDNNNNVLMVRQYRKAIEKVLLEIPAGKLEEGESKEECAVRELMEETGYFPKAIKYVISFYTSPGFSNEIIHLFLATDLEKKSLEADFDEYLQAEAIPLEEAVEKISNGQITDGKTITGLLLARSIIGDN
- the recN gene encoding DNA repair protein RecN, with translation MLLNLSIRDYALIDNLSISFGPGLNILTGETGAGKSIIIDAVNLIIGERASTDFIRTGSESASVEAVFDYKNPAIEDILTEYGIDAEDDTLIISREVNKEGRSFARVNGRLVPVGVLKKIGKLLIDIHGQHEHQALLDSKNHLNILDSLGSKIISDSKEKVSELYKKYRQINSRISTLEKKYLDFSKQQEILKFEIDELDKAQLLPDEDILLEEEKKVIENAEKIFSALEFAYTTLYQNYEIPSINDNLSKVIDSLEDIKGFYKPIENILESLKNILYELEDISFTIRELKDSVDFDAEKLNTINERLELINRLKLKYGKTIPELLDYKANAIAELDNVINTEDEIKELKIEYEQIKKSLAENALELSEKRKVVAEKLEQDILKELSDLGMKNVNFKVHMGLTEDPKGIEIDDKKISVSEDGIDNVEFLISTNYGEPLKPLAKIISGGESSRIMLALKSIIAEVDNISCMIFDEIDAGIGGRTAQAVGEKLSKISRTHQILCVTHSPQIASLGDTHFLIKKESTGDTTVTKVYKIDGDKRVDELARMLGGAKITDNTIAHAKEMLAMAKKIKGN
- a CDS encoding arginine repressor yields the protein MKQKRHFKIREIIKEKPIETQEELAAELRKAGFDVTQATVSRDIKELKLIKVLKDNGRYCYAEAPENMSVSSDRLLKIFKESITNFASAGNLIVIKTSSGTAPAVGEAIDGLNWPEILGTIAGDNTILVIAKSKKAVDDILNKFEEIMK